The uncultured Cohaesibacter sp. genomic sequence AAAGCAGGGCATTGCGCGCCCCTCCTCCAACGATGTGCAACTCGGGAATTTTGGCGCCCTTGGCGAAATCTTCGAGCACATCGGCAAAATTGAGTGCCAAGCTCTCGAAAATACAGCGCGCCATAACTCCCCGGCTTTCGGGCACTGGTTGACCTGTTTCGCGGCAAAATGCCTGTATTTCATCAACCATGGAGGCGGCCCGGAAATAACGATCAGCCATTGGATAGATCAGGGAAAGCCCCGGCTTGGCCTTTTCTGCCTCGCTCACCCAGTCGGCAAAGTCCGAATCGGGGGCCATTTCCTCACGCACCCTCTGGATGAGCCAAAGTCCGGATACATTGCGAAGCTGGCGATAGGTGTCGAACACCCCGCCTTCGTTGGATAGTCCATGCAGGAAGGCATAATCCGATAGATCAGGCACCTGTGCCTCACGGCCTACAAGCGCCCATGTGCCCAAGGAAATGAAATAGGGTTCGCGCGTGACCGACGGCAGGGCCGCCACCGCAGAGGCTGTGTCATGGGTACCGCAAAGCACAATGCTAGGTGCCTTTTTCCCTCGGCTATCGATGCTCCACTTGGCGCACCATTCATCCTTCAGGTGCCCCAGAACATCACCGGCATTGCGAATACGGGGCATCACCTTGGCAGGCATACCCACCTGCTGCAAAAGATCGGGATCCCAATTCTTATCATGCACGCTAAGCATTTGCGTGGTGGAGGCATTGGTATATTCGCTTGACCAGATGTCAGTTAGCTGAAAATGGATCCAGTCTGGCAGCAGCATGAAGCGGTGAAGCCGGCTGTAGCTTTCAATAGGATGATCTTTGAGCGCATAAAGCTGATAGAGGCTGTTGAGTTCCAAAGACTGGATGCCGGTTTTCTCGAACAGCTCGTGATACCCAATCCCGGTATTCCGGCTGAAGATCGGCATGATGCCTTCGGTGCGCGCATCGCGATAGCTGACAAAGGGCAACAATGCTGCCCCGTCTGCATCCACGGGAACGAAATCCACGGCCCAGCTATCAACACTGATTGAAGCGATGGATGGTTCTTGTGCAAAGGCCTTGCCAAGCCCTTCGCAAATTCCGCTCCAGAGATAGTCAAGATCCCAGCATAGCCGCCCATCAACCCACTTGGGGCCATGTGGGAAGCGGTTGACTTCCTCCAAAGAGAGTTTGCCATCGGACAACGCAACTTTCAGCACGCGTCCGGATGATGCGCCCAGATCCACAGCAACAACGGTCTTGGTGACCATGGTTTCCTCCTAAATAGGCAACGTTTTCTCCTCTCACAAAGATGATCTAACGATCGAACGTTGCCCATTCAGTTAGGCACTGGTTGCAGAATTCAGACAGGGCAAAAAAACCAGTTTTTAAGTCTATGTTGGCGAGAAATGACCAGTTTTTTAAATTGCCATTACAAATCAAACCATTACAAATACTTTAAACTAAAGTGCAAGACGCACCCAAAAGCATAAAAATATCAATAGAAAATCCTTTTTCTTTTCTCTTTAGAAATATTCACATCACCGTCATTATTTACCTTCAAATACTGACAAACGAAATTCAAAGCAGATATTTGATCGGAGAAAAATGAGCGCCTGATCTGATGTTGGACGGGATCAGGTGTTATTTCCGCTGAAAATGTCAGTCTAGAACAGATGCTATAGTTTTGTAACAATGTCGTGGCGACAGCCTGTCAGGGAATCGGCCTCCAATCGAAAAGAATATCAGACTAGGCGCGGTAGCGGGCGCTGCTTTCCAGCAAATGCTTTGAATAGGGGTGGTCTGCCTGCTGCTTGCGCATTTTGTCGATTGTCATCATCTCAACCACCGCACCGTGCTGCATCACGGCCACCTCGTCACACATATGCCCGACCACGGACAGATCATGGGAAACCATGACATAGGTGAGATTATGCTCGGCCCGTAGATCGCATAACAGATTGAGAATTTCCGCCTGAACCGAGACGTCCAATGCCGAGGTTGGTTCGTCAAGCAAAAGAACTTCCGGCTCTGGCGCCAGAGCTCGGGCGATGGCGACCCTTTGCCGCTGTCCACCCGAAAGCTGATGCGGGTAGCGGAAGCGAAAGGCAGCACTCAGTCCGACGTCATCCAGCAGCTTGGGGATTTTTGTGTCTATATCGCGAAAGCCATGAAGTTGCAGGGTTTCGCTTAAAACCCGATCGACCGTGTGCCGTGGATGGAGAGATGCATAGGGGTCCTGAAAAACCATCTGAACAGTCTTGTAGAAGGCTTTGTCCCGTTTGACGCCCAACTGTTTCTGGTCAACCAGAATGTCGCCATTCCAGTAAGGAACCAACCCTGTAATTGCACGCAGGACAGTCGACTTGCCAGATCCGCTTTCTCCCACCAAACCGAAACTGTCCCCCTGCCTGACGGAGAAGGAAACGGATTTGACTGCATCAACACGGGTGAGCCCTTCGCCGAACCAGACATTGAGATTGATAATTTCCAACGCGTTTTTCATAGCAACCCACTTACACTTTCTTGGTCACGCCATGCCGGATCCCGGCTCAACACTTCCAGTCGCTCATTCTTGTGATCAAGCTTGGGCATGGAATTCAGCAGGCCCCGTGTGTAGGGGTGGGTTGCTTGTTCCAGTTTGCCGGACTCGCAAATCTCGACAATACGCCCGCCATACATGATGAGAATTCTGTCGCAGAAATTGGACACAAGACGCAAATCGTGGCTGATGAAGATCAGCCCCATGCCACGCTCTCGCACGAGTTTGTCCATGATTTCCAACACCTGAATCTGGACGGAGACGTCGAGGGCGGAGGTTGGCTCGTCGGCGATCAGGATTTTCGGGTTGGCGATGAGCATCATGGCGATCATGACCCTCTGTCCCATGCCGCCGGAAAGTTCGTGCGGATAGGCGGTATAGACCCGTTCCGGATCACGAATTACCACCGCTTCAAGCATTTCCAGCGCCTTCTGGCGTGCCAGTTTCTTGTCGACTTTCTCGTGAATAGAAAGGGTTTCGACGATCTGATCGCCAACGCGCATGACAGGATTGAGAGAATATTTCGGGTCCTGCATGACCATGGAAATATCACGGCCTCGCAGCTTGCGCATGTCTTTCTCTGGCAAGGACATCACGTCCTGCCCGAGGATCTGCATTCGGTCCGCTTCCACGATGCCAGGCTTGCGGATGAGGCGGAGCAGGGCGCGGCCGGTCATTGACTTGCCAGATCCGCTTTCCCCGACGATACCCAGTCGTTCCTTGCCCAACGAGAAGCTGACGCCGCGCACAGCGTCGAACAGGCCGGTGCGGGTGGGGAAACGTACCCAGAGATTTTCTACATCTACCAGATTGCTCATCGGCCATTCTCCTTGGGGTCCAAAACATCGCGCAAGCCATCGCCCAAGAGGTTGAAGGCGAGACTGACCATGAAAATGGCGATGCCGGGCATTGTGGCAACCCACCAGTGGTCCAGAATGAACTTGCGCCCTTCAGAAATCATGGCGCCCCATTCCGGAGAAGGAGGCTGAGCCCCAAGCCCGAGGAAGCCAAGCCCGGCGGCCGTGAGAATGACACCAGCCATATCGAGCGTGACTCGGATAACCAGCGAAGAAATGCAAAGCGGCCAAATATGCTTGGTGATGATCCTTATGGGGCCGGCTCCTTGCAATTTGACGGCCTGAATGAAGTCGGATTTCCGGATGGTCAGGGTTTCTGCCCGAGCGATACGAGCATAGGGCGGCCAAGCGGTCAGAGAAATGGCCAGAACGGCATTTTCAATGCCTGCTCCCAATGCCGCCACAAAGGCCAGTGCAAGCACCAGCTTTGGAAAGGCAAGAAAGATATCCGTGATCCTCATGAGCAAGACGTCGACCCAGCCACCGGCATAGCCGGAGATGGTTCCAACGATCAATCCCATGATGGGGGCAATAATGGCCACAAGTGTCACGATATAGAGCGTGATGCGTGAGCCATAGAGCAGGCGGCTGAGAATATCGCGGCCCAGGGAATCGGTCCCGAGTAGATGGCCTGCAGCGCCGAGCGGCTGCAAGCGATTGGCCAGATCCTGACTGAACGGATCGTAGGGCGCAAGCCAGGGGGCGAAAACGGCGATGAAGATGACGGCAACGAGGATGCCCAACCCTGCCATGGCAAGGGTATTGCGTTTAAGGGCCAGCCAGTTCTGATACCAGGCAGCCATACGCGCATGATGGCGCGAAGTTGGTACCTCGGCCAGCAACCAGGCACGCAAGCTTTGCTTTTCTGTTTCTTTTACTAAGCTCATCACATGGTCTCTACTGTTTGGCGCGAGGGTCGAGCAATCGATATAGGATATCGGACAGAACGTTCAGGCAGACAAACACCAGACCGACAACCACGGTGCCACCAAGGACGGCAGCCATATCCGCGGAAAGCAAAGAGGTCGTGATGTAGCTGCCGATGCCCGGCCATGAGAAAATGATTTCCGTGAGCACCGAGCCTTCAAGCAGCCCGGCATAGGAAAGGGCAACCACGGTGATCAACTGAACACCGATATTGCGGAAGGCATGCTGCCAGATGACGCGCGCTTCGGAGAGGCCCTTGACGCGAGCAGCTGTGATATATTCCGAATTGAGCTGCTCCAGCATGAAGGACCGTGTCATGCGGCTGATATAGGCCAGAGAATAATAGCCCAGAATGCTCGCCGGTAGCACAATATGGGAAAAGGCGTTTGAGAAAACCTCAAGATCACCAGCCAGCAGGCTGTCGATCAGGATCATTCCTGTCACTGGCGGTATCAGGTCTTCATAAAAGATATCGAGGCGACCCGGGCCACCAACCCAGCCAAGAATACCATAGAAGATGAGAAGGCCGACAAGACCGATCCAGAATATGGGGATGGAATAGCCGATCAAAGCAATGAGACGGGCAATCTGATCAATCCATGTGCCGCGCTTGACGGCCGCCAAGACACCCAGAGGAATGCCGACAATGATGCCGATAAGGGTGCCAATGGTGGCCAGTTCCATGGTCGCGGGAAAGAAGCGCTTGATGTCTTCAAACACAGGCAGACCGGTGCGAATGGAAACGCCAAGATTGCCGTGGAACACATCGACGAGATAGTAGAAGAACTGCACCAGCAGCGGCCTATCCAGTCCAAGCGCGATGTAGGTCGCATCATATTGTTCCTGGGATGCCCGCTCTCCAACAATGGCCAGGACCGGATCAACCGGCATGACGCGCCCGATAATAAAGGTGATAAACAGCAATCCGACCATAGTAACGACGATCGTCGACAGGGTCGAGATCGGTTTGCGCACGATGGACGGAATGGACAGCCACTTACGCTGTCCATCCAGATTTTTCATGATGATTGTTCCAACTCGAGCTTAGTCTTTGGTGACCTGCCAGTAAGACGTGGTCGTGATGGCCCCGCCGATTGAGAAGTTGTCCACGTTGGACCGCAGAGCCGCCTGTTCGGTCTGCTGGAACATGATCCCGAATGGGCTAACCTGCTGGAACTCCTTCTGCAGATCGATATACATCTGCTTACGTTTCTCAACGTCGTTTTCTACGACCGCAGCAAGGGTTCGTTTAGAATATTCCGGAATATCCCAGGCGTTCCGCCAAGCAAGATAACCGGTGTTGCCCGCATCATCGGCATTGCCCGGGTTGAGGGCGAAGGTGCCTGCATTGGTGTTCGGATCGGGATAATCCGGTCCCCATGCACCAATATAGATGTCATGCTCGCGGGCGCGGTATTTGTCCAGTGTCTGGGCGCCGGTGCCGACCGTGATGCTCAGCTTGACGCCTGCTTTGCCCCATGTGTTCTGAAGCGACTGGGCGATGTCGATACGCTCTTGGACTTCACGTACAATGGCATTGATTTCAAAGCCATCGGGATATCCTGCTTCCGCGAGCAGCGCTTTGCCTTTTTCGATGTCGAGAGAGTAGGGATTATCTTCCAGAGCGCCAAGATAGGTCAGCGGCAAGAAGGCCTGATGCACCGAATACTGACCTTTGAGGAAGCTGTCCGCCATGCCATTATAATCAGTGAGATATTTCAGAGCTTCCAGAACCTTCGGATTGGAAAGGATCTCGTTCTTCTGGTTGGCAGACCAATACATGATACGGCCGCGCAGCTCGGAGTGGATCTTGATATCATCACTTTCGCTGACAGCGGCCACATCTTCGGTGGAGAGGTTGCGCGCAACGTCAACATCACCCTTTTCCAGCAGCAGGCGCTGGGAAGCGCTTTCTGCGACCTGACGGACGAAGATTTGCTTCATGGCAGGCGCCTCGCCCCACCAGTTCGGGTTGGCAACCAGAATAACGCTTTCATTCGGCTTCAGGCTCTTCAGCGTGTAGGCACCAGATCCTGCGCTATGGTTGCGCAGCCATGCATTGCCCATATCACCATCGACTTCATTTTCCATGGTCAGCTTGCTGTCGACGATCGCAGCGACGTTTGCTGTCAGGCAGTTTAGCACGAAAGAAACGGCATATGGCTTGTCGGTGGTGATGGAAAGGGTGGTGTCGTCGGTTGCGACGATTTTTTCCTTCACATTTTCAGGGGTGAAGCCAAATTGGCTGAGAATGAAGCTTGGTGTCTTGTTGAGCAGGATCACGCGCTGCAGGGAAAAAGCCGCATCCTGAGCGGTAATCGGATTGCCTGAAGCGAATTTGCGCCCTTCGGCAATCTTGAAGGTGATGGTCATACCATCCTCAGACACTTCCCAGCTGGAGGCCAGATCTGGACCGTAGCCCGCGTCCAGATCCAGCGGGTTGGTGTTGATCAGGAAGGAATAGAGGTTCCTGTCAATTTCGTTGCCGGTAAATTCAAAAGACTGGGCCGGATCGAGTGAAATGATATCGTCAATGCGTTCTGCGACAACAAGCATGCTCTTTGGCGTTGCGGCAAGCGATGGCATCGCCGTGAGTGTGACGACTGCTGCAGCAGCCAAAAGAGAGATCTTAAAATGTTTCATAGCTCTGTTCCTCTGGATTTGTCCCTTGTTTATGGTTCTGGTATGCAAAGTGAACGGTTTCGCGGGCTTATGCCTCTTTGTTGAAACCGTTTTCTGGTGATTGTCGGATTTACATTTCTTTCCAGGTTTTCTTGAGCACGCGGATCCAGTTGCCGTGGCAAAGCTTGGCCATAAGATCCTCGCTATATCCATGCTGACGCATGGCTTCACGCAATCGTGTCAAACCGGAAAGGTCTTTGATCGTTTCGGGAATATCTGCGCCGTCGAAATCGGACCCTAGTCCGACACGGTTTTCTCCGAGAGTCTCCATCAAATGATCGAGATGGCGCAACATCAGCTCGATATCCGTGTCGACATCCTGTTGCCCATCGGGACGCAGGAAGGCAACCGCAAAATTCAGCCCAACCATGCCGTCGCTTTCTGCGATCACAGCAAGCTGGCGGTCGGTCAAATTGCGGGCATGGGGGCAGATGGCATGGGCATTGGAATGAGTGGCGACAATCGGAGCATTTGTAATTGCTGCAAGATCATCAAATCCCTTTTCGTTGAGATGTGACACGTCGAGCATGATTCCGAGGCGATTGCATTCTGTCACCAGCTTCTTGCCAAGTTCGGTAAGACCCGGGCCGGTGTCTCCTGTTGAAGGATAGCGGAAGGGAACGCCATGGCCAAATTGGGTCGGACGGCTCCAGACCGGTCCAATGGACCGCAGGCCCGCAGCGTAAAGCACTTCCAGTGTTGCAAAATCTGCATCAATGGCTTCTGCGCCTTCCATATGCAGAACACCCGCGATCACTCCATGCTCAAAGGCAGCAAGGATATCCTTGGTGGACGTGCAGCCGGTCAGGAAACCTGCTTTTTCGAGTTTTTTGAAAGTGGCGACCTCTGACAGAACCACCTTGATGGCATCATTCCACTCGACCTCTTCAGGCAGCGGGATGTCATAAGTGGGCTGGTTCATCTTGCCTTCGAAACTGCTGCGGGCTTCATTCCCCAGATCGCTGGGAACATACAGCGCATAGAAGCCGCCGCCAAAGCCACCGGCTTTCGCTCTCGGGAGGTCCATCTGGCCCGTGTCCGTCCCTTCCAGCGCGGCAGTAATTGTCAAGCTATTCCGATAAAATCTTAGCAAAAAGTCATTGTGACCGTCAAAAATGATGGGGCTAGTAGTATTTGTCATGATAAAAACTGCATTATTATTTTCGTTGTTTCGGGGGCTGTCTGTTCCGTGAATGACCTTTATGAAAGAAAATCCTCTTGACCCTTGGTGTGAAACGAGACAGCAAATTCTACTGGCTGCGAGAATTTGGTATGAGTGAACTCAATATGTTCGCAAATACAAAGTCAAGAACTCATGCAAAATAGAAGGATTTTGCGATCTTGTCCAAAGGTATGTGATGATTATTTTAGCATAGACTTACGTTCAATAGAAATTGATTGATCAGCGATAACACCTTCAAATGATAACGGAACATGTTGTTGGGAAAATCTTTGTTTTTGATCATGGGTGCATAATTGGGCAACTAATTGAATTCTGATTATTTTCTCATCATCTCATGAAATCTTTGGATATGTGCTCTATCTCATAGCGCCCTGACATCAACAGGCATGCCTGCAGTCGGTTCCATTACTACATCGAACGCTCGAATGAATGGAGGCTGTTGGGTTCTTGCGGCGCTGGACCATATTTGCCCCGAAAAGCCAAGGTTATGTAGGAAACTGCACAGGATTTGTATCAATCCCGCGAGCGATTGATTTTCTCTTCCTGTATCCAGAACTCTCGCAGCAAAGAGGCTCTTCTGGGGCGGAAATACGCCCCTGTCAGCGAAATAGCTCCAATCCTGTCTACACGAAAACGCCGAAATGCTTCTCTCTTGCAGCACCACGCCAAAAGGACAAGAGCATGCTCAAGATAGAACAAAGCCAGAGGCCAAACTGTTCTATCTGAAACGCAACCCTTTTCATCTGTATATTCAATTGCGAGAGCGCTTTCCTCCCAGCAGGACTGCCTCAGGCAATTAACTTTCTCCTGCTCTATATCGAGAGCGACCGGCTTGTAGATGTGGCTGATGGCGTGATTGGCAAAAAGCTGCAATCTTGCTGGCAGAGATGATGAAATTTTAGCGAAAGCTGCCACTGCTGCCATAGCCAGGTCTGTATCACCGCTGCGCTGAACATGAGCTATCCCCAAAGCGAGAGCTTCAATTTCCACCGGAGTGAGAGACTGTGGTGGCATGCTGCTGTCTTCGACCAAGAGATAACCCAATCCAGCGGCCCCGTCGATGAGGGCTCCTCCAGCTCTCAGGCTTTCTATATCCCGGTAAATCGTGCGCAATGAAACATCCAATTCCGATGCCAGAAACTGCGCCGTCACAGGCCCTCTTCTCGCTCTGAGGATGGACATCAATTGAAGTAGTCGCTCGTTTTTAGCCATAGACATGTCCTGCTGACATGATTTGTCAGGATACTTGCTGCATCTCTAGAGGAAATCCAGCGTCATTATCAAGAAGAAACACGAGTGAATGCCACGTGCTGACCATACGGAGACAGAGAAAGATATGCTAGTCGATATTGCTGTAAAAAGAGAATGGAAAACAACACCCTATCACGGGGTAACAGTTTCAGTTCTGGCCGAGAATGACGCCGGAGGGGCTCAGGCTCTTTTGCGCCTTAAAGCACATGCTGAGCTTCCCAGACATCGCCACACAGGAAAGGAAAGCATCTATCTTCTATCCGGAAGCATAATGGTCAATGACATCCGGCTTCATGAGGGGGATTTTGTTTCATTGGCGGGAGAAGAAATTCACAAGGTCATTGCCATGGAGACGAGTATCTACATGTCGGTATCGGAAAAATCCGGGACTGAGCTTATCGATACAGATTCCCCATATGCTTAAATCCCTTGTGTCGCTGTTGGGGTTTATCAATGCATCATATCGTATCAATTTCCACCTTGGCTCAAAAAAGATACGAGCGGAATCAAAGAGCCTTTGGAACATTGGGAGATTGAACAGCGCCCACGTATGGGATATTGCGACACAGCATCAGTCGGCCCTCGAATGCTGGGAATAGGCCACAATTGCAATTCACCAGCTTGGATGACCGTTTTCAATCAGTGATGCAGTGCACCAGTCCGGTTCGAGGCCAATTTAAGACCTGATCAATCCTCATACTAGCGAAGACTTGGAGGATAAACAGGTTATAGCGTCCCGAACCTGATCGGTAATTTCTGCTCCTTTTCCTCAAGGGCCAGGAATGCCCAGAAGTCATCGAGACATAGTGCTTTCGCAAAATGGTATCCCTGTGCGAGTTCGCCCCCCGCATGTTCGAGCAGTTCAACTTGCGTGGACGTTTCCAAGCCTTCGGCAACGGTATTGATGTTCATACCATTCGCGATGGCCAAGACTGCTTTTACCATCGCCAAAGCCCGATCATCATGCTCGATGTCGCGAAGAAAGGAACGATCGATTTTCAGATAATCGACCGGTAGATTTCGAAGTTGACTGAGGTTGGAAAATCCTGTCCCAAAATCATCCAAAGCTATTCGCGCGCCCATCTGCGAAAGCGCGTCCAACTTGTTTTTGGCTGCAGTGATATCCCAAAGGAACAGGGTTTCGGTTACTTCAAAACATAAGCATTCCGGATCAACTGAATGCCTTTGCAAAATAGATTGAATCCTGGGGATCAGGTTTCTGTCCTTCAATTGCTTTGGTGACAAATTGACTGAGAGATAGGCGTTGCTTTCCTCCAACCAGCTTTTCAGTTCTGCGCAACTTCTATCCAGAACAAAGTCACCCAGAGCGTAGATGAGAGAAGTCTCTTCTGCTACGGCAATGAAATCGTCTGGTCGCACTGGCCCGAGGCTTGGGTCTGTCCATCGACACAATGCCTCGGCACCAACAACCTTGCCGGTTTTGAGATTCACGATAGGCTGATATCTTACCTCAAGTCCGCCTTCCTGCTGGTCCAAGGCTCGCCGTAGCAAATGGGATATCTTTTGGCGTTCCCGAACGTTGTCTCCCATGCTTTCTTCATATGTGTTCCAGTCTCCACGCCCACTCGCTTTGGTAAAATAGAGGGCTATGTCGGCATGGCGCTGCAGGTCTTGCGAACTGATGTCCAGACCATTGCTAATCGCCACTCCCATCGAGCTGCCGACTTCGAGCGATGCTCCCTCATAAACGACTGGCTTCTCCAGCGCATCCGCGACCCTGTCGGCAAGATACGATATTTCATTCTCATCTGACGTTATCGGGCATAGAATGGCGAACTCATCCCCTCCCAGACGCGCAACCAAGTCTGTTTTCCGTACAACCTTACTCAAGCGAAGCGCGATCTGCTTGAGAAGTTCGTCACCGGCATGGTGACCAAGCGTATCGTTCACGTCTTTGAAAAAATCCAAATCGATGCAAATGAGGGCGATCTTGTGGCCTTCGCTTCTAGCATGTTCAAGTGCCTGGTCGAGCCGATACGTGAAGGATCGACGATTGGCCAAGCCGGTCAACTGATCGCTCTCGGCCAGAGCCAGAGCCTGTTGTCGTGCTGCGTCCAACTCACTCGTGCGTAGAGCAACCCGATGCTCCAATTCGCTATTGAGCTTTTCCAATCTCTCATTGGCTGCAAAAAGCTGGCGTGCTCGGTCCTCTAGGAGATTTTCAGCCTGCAGACGAGCGTTGCGTTCCCTGTCATATCGCTTTTTTGCAAGCGCTACCTGGGAGTTAGCTTCTTCCAGCCTAGCGGCAAGATCCTCCAGTTGAAGACGGTCGGCTTCATTCATTGTGAAAGGTCCTATCAACGGTAAAACGCACGACAGGCTCACCGTTCATTTCCAAGGTGTGTCTGGTCAGTTTGATAGGCGTCTTGAACTGATCAGCGGCCCCCGTGATCAACCCTTCAGCCAATGACGAAAGACACCGGCTTGAACGGTAATCCATGATCATGCGGGTCTCGGTCAACTCGGTTGTCGTGAAACTAGGGAGTTCTGCATCCGGATAGAGCTTGCGGACTTCAACATGAATATGATCCTCGATTGACGCGAGAAAATCGAAAAGGTCGCTCGCGCGTTCGACAAAATCTTTGAACTTCTCTGCGAAGACACCCATGAGATGAACCCCGAACTGGAACTGAAGACTGGCCACGTCAACATCGACCTGAGAGGACAATGCTCCAAGAAGCTGAATCATTTCCCTATGATCATACGTGCCGACAGATGTATAAGCGCCGCCGCTCTCCAATTCACAAGCATCGATCATATCCTGAGCCTGCTCGATGGAGAATCTTTGCTCAACAAATTCCAAGAATTCCGAGAAAACAATGCCCTTCATGGATCACCTAATTATTTTTACCATTGGTAGAATGCTATAACTACTTTGACATTTCGTAAAATCTCTAAAGATCCGCGAAAAATACAGTTGTAGTGCTTTCTTTGGTTGATCATTCAAGCCGTCGCTTCTCTTGCAGGTAAGACACAGGACCACCAAGTGCGAGTTCGGCATCGACGAAGCGCGCTCTCATCTTACTCTTTTTTTCAAAGCGTCGCCTTGTAACCGTCATCATGGTTCGGTCTCAGTTAGGCAACGGGCCATGTCCTTTTGCCAGACATTCTGCACTATTCGTAGAAACTGCCGTACCCACTATATAAATCCGGCCAGTTTTCGCCGATAAGCGATCAAGTAAGTATTAACCTAACAAGCTTCAGAATATCCATGTAAATTTTGGAGATATTACAATTTTATATTTCTAGACCCCCGACTAATGTTACAATCTCCCTATAACAACAATAAGGAGATCTGTGATGCGCACCGATAAATTTTCTGTAAAAATTTGCAATGCAGAATTGAATTACAAAGGTGAGGTGCGTTTTATCGGTCAATTCAGAGATGATGGCAGATTATATTGCATTTGCCTCCCAAGAACCGGCGAGGTCATAGTTGACGACCTAACCATGAACATGTTGCAGAACGATTTTGGCGGAGACATTCCCAGAAAAATCTTGGATAGCATTGTCAACTACTATATCAGTCTGTTGCCCAAGCGAGAGTTAAGGTTCCTATTCGGAGACTCTTGATACCCCCCCCCAATACAACGCTCGATAGCTGGCATCATGCTTCCTCCTGAAGTATGGATCATCCATCGTTCTCAGAGGATCAAAGCGCGGATCATTGCGGATGATATTGTTAGCGGTAAGGTTTGGATCGGTCTTGCGCTGGATCATTGGCCCCAATAGGCTGCCATTGTGGGACACAGCCCAGATCGCACCTGGTTCAATCGCCAAATTGTCTGCCCACCAATCATTTGATCGCTGAAGATGCTGCTTCTCAGGACGAGACACACGCCTTTGAGGCACCGCATTCGGTTTCCCCAAATCGGATCCGCGATACTTGAACGCCAGCAACCCAACCTGGTTGACAGCAGCGCCCCTCTAGTTAGCCGCAACAGGCGGATGGACCTTCAGTTTATTACTGCGTGCGGGCTGCTTCCCATTCCCACCGCAGGATGGCATATTGCATGGTGTTTTCGTAGATCGGCTTGCCGGCCT encodes the following:
- the nikC gene encoding nickel transporter permease; this encodes MSLVKETEKQSLRAWLLAEVPTSRHHARMAAWYQNWLALKRNTLAMAGLGILVAVIFIAVFAPWLAPYDPFSQDLANRLQPLGAAGHLLGTDSLGRDILSRLLYGSRITLYIVTLVAIIAPIMGLIVGTISGYAGGWVDVLLMRITDIFLAFPKLVLALAFVAALGAGIENAVLAISLTAWPPYARIARAETLTIRKSDFIQAVKLQGAGPIRIITKHIWPLCISSLVIRVTLDMAGVILTAAGLGFLGLGAQPPSPEWGAMISEGRKFILDHWWVATMPGIAIFMVSLAFNLLGDGLRDVLDPKENGR
- a CDS encoding ABC transporter ATP-binding protein: MKNALEIINLNVWFGEGLTRVDAVKSVSFSVRQGDSFGLVGESGSGKSTVLRAITGLVPYWNGDILVDQKQLGVKRDKAFYKTVQMVFQDPYASLHPRHTVDRVLSETLQLHGFRDIDTKIPKLLDDVGLSAAFRFRYPHQLSGGQRQRVAIARALAPEPEVLLLDEPTSALDVSVQAEILNLLCDLRAEHNLTYVMVSHDLSVVGHMCDEVAVMQHGAVVEMMTIDKMRKQQADHPYSKHLLESSARYRA
- a CDS encoding ABC transporter ATP-binding protein, giving the protein MSNLVDVENLWVRFPTRTGLFDAVRGVSFSLGKERLGIVGESGSGKSMTGRALLRLIRKPGIVEADRMQILGQDVMSLPEKDMRKLRGRDISMVMQDPKYSLNPVMRVGDQIVETLSIHEKVDKKLARQKALEMLEAVVIRDPERVYTAYPHELSGGMGQRVMIAMMLIANPKILIADEPTSALDVSVQIQVLEIMDKLVRERGMGLIFISHDLRLVSNFCDRILIMYGGRIVEICESGKLEQATHPYTRGLLNSMPKLDHKNERLEVLSRDPAWRDQESVSGLL
- a CDS encoding ABC transporter permease, which codes for MKNLDGQRKWLSIPSIVRKPISTLSTIVVTMVGLLFITFIIGRVMPVDPVLAIVGERASQEQYDATYIALGLDRPLLVQFFYYLVDVFHGNLGVSIRTGLPVFEDIKRFFPATMELATIGTLIGIIVGIPLGVLAAVKRGTWIDQIARLIALIGYSIPIFWIGLVGLLIFYGILGWVGGPGRLDIFYEDLIPPVTGMILIDSLLAGDLEVFSNAFSHIVLPASILGYYSLAYISRMTRSFMLEQLNSEYITAARVKGLSEARVIWQHAFRNIGVQLITVVALSYAGLLEGSVLTEIIFSWPGIGSYITTSLLSADMAAVLGGTVVVGLVFVCLNVLSDILYRLLDPRAKQ
- a CDS encoding ABC transporter substrate-binding protein encodes the protein MKHFKISLLAAAAVVTLTAMPSLAATPKSMLVVAERIDDIISLDPAQSFEFTGNEIDRNLYSFLINTNPLDLDAGYGPDLASSWEVSEDGMTITFKIAEGRKFASGNPITAQDAAFSLQRVILLNKTPSFILSQFGFTPENVKEKIVATDDTTLSITTDKPYAVSFVLNCLTANVAAIVDSKLTMENEVDGDMGNAWLRNHSAGSGAYTLKSLKPNESVILVANPNWWGEAPAMKQIFVRQVAESASQRLLLEKGDVDVARNLSTEDVAAVSESDDIKIHSELRGRIMYWSANQKNEILSNPKVLEALKYLTDYNGMADSFLKGQYSVHQAFLPLTYLGALEDNPYSLDIEKGKALLAEAGYPDGFEINAIVREVQERIDIAQSLQNTWGKAGVKLSITVGTGAQTLDKYRAREHDIYIGAWGPDYPDPNTNAGTFALNPGNADDAGNTGYLAWRNAWDIPEYSKRTLAAVVENDVEKRKQMYIDLQKEFQQVSPFGIMFQQTEQAALRSNVDNFSIGGAITTTSYWQVTKD
- a CDS encoding rhamnulokinase family protein — encoded protein: MVTKTVVAVDLGASSGRVLKVALSDGKLSLEEVNRFPHGPKWVDGRLCWDLDYLWSGICEGLGKAFAQEPSIASISVDSWAVDFVPVDADGAALLPFVSYRDARTEGIMPIFSRNTGIGYHELFEKTGIQSLELNSLYQLYALKDHPIESYSRLHRFMLLPDWIHFQLTDIWSSEYTNASTTQMLSVHDKNWDPDLLQQVGMPAKVMPRIRNAGDVLGHLKDEWCAKWSIDSRGKKAPSIVLCGTHDTASAVAALPSVTREPYFISLGTWALVGREAQVPDLSDYAFLHGLSNEGGVFDTYRQLRNVSGLWLIQRVREEMAPDSDFADWVSEAEKAKPGLSLIYPMADRYFRAASMVDEIQAFCRETGQPVPESRGVMARCIFESLALNFADVLEDFAKGAKIPELHIVGGGARNALLCQLTADFLGAPVITGPFEASALGNAMVQMIGLGWISDLEEGRRIIRNSEDLPLYEPHTSREQGHIRQRYHALIEKVKEQA